A stretch of Leucobacter aridicollis DNA encodes these proteins:
- a CDS encoding aminotransferase class IV, translated as MNTLDGAPALLVADSFRVRVRDGAAEVRGFSRHLERFAHSVGAALCTGVASDRNAELTAFFADARRRIAAFGEGFPRLELWRDPDGAMRYGCALRPLPELRPTIALASVSVPPLPGARIKGPNIGAYAALNRGLDAEALLVDPDGRVREGATTSLLFWRDERDDSGHVVVDSERVASVTEAILIAAAQQRLVGDKPHRARDGALRAAPATVAELQRCEVWAVNALHGIRPVTHIDGTELPRFNAARLRWFEDALDRAWEPVLP; from the coding sequence ATGAACACTCTGGACGGCGCCCCCGCTCTGCTCGTCGCGGACTCGTTTCGCGTTCGGGTGCGCGACGGCGCCGCCGAGGTGCGCGGGTTCTCCCGGCACCTTGAGCGGTTTGCGCATTCGGTCGGTGCGGCGCTCTGCACCGGCGTCGCCTCGGACCGGAACGCCGAGCTCACCGCGTTTTTCGCCGACGCACGGCGTCGCATCGCGGCGTTCGGGGAAGGGTTTCCTCGCCTCGAGCTCTGGCGCGACCCAGACGGCGCCATGCGGTACGGGTGTGCGCTTCGGCCGCTCCCCGAGCTCCGCCCCACCATCGCGCTCGCAAGCGTCTCGGTTCCGCCGCTGCCTGGCGCGCGGATCAAGGGCCCCAACATCGGCGCCTACGCCGCGCTGAATCGAGGCCTCGACGCGGAGGCGCTGCTCGTCGATCCCGATGGCCGGGTGCGCGAGGGCGCAACGACGAGCCTGCTGTTCTGGCGCGACGAGCGCGACGACAGCGGCCATGTCGTCGTTGACAGCGAGCGGGTCGCGTCGGTCACCGAAGCGATCCTGATCGCGGCCGCGCAACAGCGCCTCGTCGGCGACAAGCCGCACCGCGCGCGCGATGGAGCGCTGCGCGCGGCGCCTGCGACCGTCGCCGAACTGCAACGGTGCGAGGTGTGGGCCGTGAACGCGCTCCACGGGATCCGGCCGGTGACTCACATCGACGGCACCGAGCTGCCTCGGTTCAACGCGGCACGCCTCCGCTGGTTCGAGGACGCCCTCGACCGCGCGTGGGAGCCCGTCCTGCCGTAG
- the cydC gene encoding thiol reductant ABC exporter subunit CydC, translated as MSVETVLQRATPSRRAALPGQLLGILSDGAAVGLLALSLWLITRSGAQPPILHLTFAIVGVRALAIGRAAFRYVERLSSHDAALHQLAQLRASTFTALVPRVPGAIESSRRGEVLATFVDDVDQLQDHPLRVRQPLIVSITVTVLTIAIIAIASPVAAAILTAVLLVALIVGATLSKRIAGRSDRELADARSALTDALLDRFGSASVLAAFGALDTQRARIEAAEARLARVQLTRTRAAGLTGALVALGAGVASVSILLAIAPGAGTSFSVPVFAAIVVVPAAVFDVFAQVFAALTARRTVETSARRVAKLTEGELPREIPVDDPAIDATKVPAAVAGAPLVEVTDLSVAHPGGRAVISGLSFALGPAELLVITGDSGSGKSTLALALSRFLDYGGSYRLGGVEAREFSGAAVRGFVGLCEQQPHLFNTDLRQNLKFAKEDATDEELLAVLERVGLGEWVRERGGLDALVGERGALVSGGQMQRISLARVILADFPVVILDEPTAGVDQLVADRLLRDLLGAIPEDRAVILITHTAVPEGVPISARIAL; from the coding sequence GTGAGCGTCGAAACCGTGCTGCAGCGCGCGACCCCGAGCCGCCGGGCCGCGCTCCCAGGGCAGCTCCTCGGGATCCTCTCGGACGGCGCAGCGGTCGGGCTGCTCGCCCTCAGCCTGTGGCTCATCACGCGGTCGGGGGCGCAGCCGCCGATCCTGCACCTCACCTTCGCGATCGTCGGCGTCCGCGCCCTCGCGATCGGTCGCGCCGCCTTCCGCTACGTTGAGCGGCTCTCGAGCCACGACGCCGCGCTGCACCAGCTGGCGCAGCTGCGCGCCTCGACGTTCACCGCGCTCGTGCCGCGCGTGCCGGGCGCGATCGAGTCCTCCCGCCGCGGCGAGGTTCTCGCGACGTTCGTTGATGACGTCGACCAGCTTCAGGATCACCCGCTACGGGTCCGCCAGCCGCTCATCGTGAGTATCACCGTGACGGTGCTCACGATCGCGATCATCGCAATCGCGTCGCCCGTCGCCGCCGCGATCCTGACGGCCGTGCTCCTTGTTGCCCTCATCGTCGGGGCGACGCTCTCGAAGCGGATCGCCGGGCGCAGCGACCGCGAGCTCGCCGACGCCCGCTCGGCGCTCACCGACGCCCTGCTCGATCGCTTCGGCTCGGCGAGCGTGCTCGCGGCGTTCGGCGCACTCGACACGCAGCGCGCCCGCATCGAAGCCGCGGAGGCGCGGCTCGCCCGCGTCCAGCTCACCCGCACGCGGGCCGCCGGCCTCACCGGGGCGCTCGTCGCGCTCGGCGCCGGGGTCGCCTCGGTCTCGATCCTGCTCGCCATCGCCCCCGGCGCCGGAACGTCGTTCTCGGTGCCCGTGTTCGCCGCGATCGTCGTCGTCCCTGCCGCCGTCTTTGACGTCTTTGCGCAGGTGTTTGCCGCGCTCACCGCGCGCCGCACCGTCGAGACGAGTGCCCGGCGGGTGGCGAAGCTCACCGAGGGCGAGCTGCCGCGCGAGATCCCCGTCGACGATCCCGCGATCGACGCCACCAAGGTCCCGGCTGCCGTCGCAGGGGCACCGCTCGTCGAGGTGACCGATCTCTCGGTCGCGCACCCGGGCGGGCGCGCCGTCATCTCGGGCCTGTCGTTCGCGCTCGGCCCAGCCGAGCTGCTTGTCATTACGGGGGACAGTGGCAGCGGGAAGTCCACGCTCGCCCTCGCCCTGAGCCGGTTCCTCGACTACGGCGGCAGCTACCGCCTCGGAGGCGTCGAGGCCCGCGAATTCAGCGGTGCCGCGGTGCGCGGCTTCGTCGGGCTCTGCGAGCAACAGCCCCACCTCTTCAACACTGACCTCCGGCAGAACCTGAAGTTCGCGAAGGAGGACGCCACCGACGAGGAACTGCTCGCGGTGCTCGAGCGCGTCGGCCTTGGGGAGTGGGTGCGCGAGCGCGGCGGCCTCGACGCGCTGGTGGGCGAGCGCGGCGCGCTCGTCTCCGGCGGCCAGATGCAGCGGATCTCGCTCGCTCGCGTGATCCTCGCCGACTTCCCCGTCGTGATCCTCGACGAACCGACCGCGGGCGTCGACCAGCTCGTCGCCGACAGGCTGTTGCGGGACCTCCTCGGCGCGATTCCGGAGGACCGTGCGGTGATCCTCATCACGCACACCGCGGTGCCCGAGGGCGTGCCCATTTCCGCGCGGATCGCGCTGTAG
- the cydD gene encoding thiol reductant ABC exporter subunit CydD, protein MKPLDPRLLRFAGAARTVFALGALLGVVRTVAIIAWSWFLAQAIAAVAIPVFEGLWDAAGAGRVAEGVYAQSSLPWLAAGALAAAIVRALSTWGMDVVAARGAVKVKTQLRAAALDALDGRSPEATSAVSDAKLATVLGRGLDALDGYFSGYVPQFILAVVATPILVATVLFSDLLSGVTVLIVFPVIPLFMVLIGLATQSVQGKQWDQLQRLSASFLDVVEGLPTLKIFRREERQAARITAETEEYRSRTMKVLRVTFLSGFVLDLAGTFSIALVAVTVGTRLVAGEFPLALGLFVLLVLPEVFVPIRQVGAAFHDSTEGLAASADVFALIEGEGERHQGQGETDAAATRVATVAGGGLAVDGVEIARGDRIVAGPLSFDVAPGEFVALAGPSGAGKTSLLAAVLGFLQPAAGRISVGGEVSWAGQQPGLVQGSILDNVALGSADPDPALARGALDRLGLAGLPLDRELGALGSGLSGGQAQRVSLARALYRAAALDAGVLLLDEPSSALDAGSERLVIEAARAEAAAGRAVLVVSHRPALLDAADRIVTVARPEGALPPGEAPAVRAAKTESEAQL, encoded by the coding sequence ATGAAGCCCCTCGATCCACGCCTGTTGCGTTTTGCGGGTGCAGCCCGCACGGTGTTCGCGCTCGGTGCGCTACTCGGAGTAGTGCGCACCGTCGCGATCATCGCCTGGAGCTGGTTCCTTGCGCAGGCGATAGCGGCTGTCGCTATTCCGGTGTTCGAGGGGCTGTGGGACGCCGCCGGAGCCGGGCGGGTTGCCGAGGGCGTGTACGCCCAGAGCAGCCTGCCCTGGCTCGCGGCCGGCGCACTCGCAGCCGCGATCGTTCGCGCCCTGAGCACGTGGGGCATGGACGTCGTCGCCGCACGCGGCGCGGTGAAAGTGAAGACCCAGCTTCGGGCCGCCGCGCTCGACGCGCTCGACGGGCGCAGCCCCGAGGCCACCTCGGCAGTCTCCGACGCGAAGCTCGCGACGGTGCTCGGCCGCGGTCTCGACGCCCTCGACGGGTACTTCTCGGGCTACGTGCCCCAGTTCATTCTTGCGGTCGTTGCCACCCCGATCCTCGTCGCGACAGTCCTCTTCTCCGACCTGCTCAGCGGCGTGACCGTGCTCATCGTGTTCCCGGTCATCCCGCTCTTCATGGTGCTGATCGGCCTCGCGACCCAGTCCGTGCAGGGCAAGCAGTGGGATCAGCTGCAGCGGCTATCCGCGTCGTTCCTCGATGTCGTCGAGGGGCTCCCGACGCTCAAAATCTTCCGGCGGGAGGAGCGCCAGGCGGCGCGCATCACCGCCGAAACCGAGGAGTACCGCTCGCGCACCATGAAGGTGCTGCGGGTGACCTTCCTCTCCGGCTTCGTCCTTGATCTCGCCGGTACCTTCTCCATCGCGCTCGTCGCCGTGACCGTCGGCACGCGCCTCGTCGCCGGCGAGTTCCCGCTCGCGCTCGGCCTGTTTGTGTTGCTCGTACTTCCCGAGGTGTTCGTGCCGATCCGGCAGGTCGGCGCCGCGTTCCATGACTCGACGGAGGGGCTCGCGGCCTCCGCCGACGTGTTCGCGCTCATCGAGGGCGAGGGCGAGCGCCACCAGGGCCAGGGCGAGACCGACGCAGCCGCGACGCGGGTCGCCACCGTTGCTGGGGGCGGGCTCGCTGTCGACGGCGTCGAGATCGCGCGCGGCGACAGGATCGTCGCCGGGCCGCTGAGCTTCGACGTCGCCCCGGGCGAGTTCGTCGCGCTCGCCGGACCCTCGGGAGCTGGCAAGACGTCGCTGCTCGCCGCCGTTCTCGGCTTCCTCCAGCCCGCGGCCGGACGGATCAGCGTCGGCGGCGAGGTCTCCTGGGCCGGCCAACAGCCGGGCCTCGTGCAGGGCTCAATCCTCGACAACGTCGCGCTCGGCTCAGCCGATCCTGACCCCGCGCTCGCGCGCGGCGCGCTCGACAGGCTCGGCCTCGCTGGTCTCCCGCTGGACCGGGAGCTGGGCGCCCTCGGCTCGGGGCTCTCCGGCGGCCAGGCGCAGCGCGTCTCGCTCGCACGCGCACTGTATCGGGCCGCAGCGCTCGACGCCGGCGTGCTGCTGCTCGACGAGCCGAGCTCCGCGCTCGACGCGGGCAGCGAGCGCCTCGTCATCGAGGCGGCGCGAGCCGAGGCGGCGGCTGGCCGCGCGGTACTCGTCGTGAGCCACCGCCCCGCCCTGCTCGACGCGGCGGATCGGATTGTGACAGTCGCGCGCCCCGAGGGGGCATTGCCACCGGGCGAAGCCCCAGCGGTGCGCGCAGCGAAGACCGAAAGTGAGGCCCAGCTGTGA
- the cydB gene encoding cytochrome d ubiquinol oxidase subunit II, which translates to MELTTVWFLIVGVMLIGYFVLDGFDFGVGMSLPFLGKTNTDRRVLINTIGPVWDLNETWLIVAGASLFAAFPEWYATMFSGFYLALLLILIALILRGVSFEFRHQRKGVKWTRWFDQFIFWGSVLPPLLWGVAFANLVQGVPIRAVETGGWLYEGTLLTLLNPYGLLGGIVVMLLCFTHGLVFVALKTVGEMRDNARKLAKNVGIVTIVLAAAFLVWTIVMNLSNPNIGLIIACAAIAAVALIGGWAANLAGREGWAFVGNTVTIAFALLTIFSALFPNLMISTLGDEHTMSVVGAASSPKTLELMTWVAVFTLPLVLAYQAWTYWVFRKRLTHEMIPVEQPAEATA; encoded by the coding sequence ATGGAATTGACTACCGTATGGTTCCTCATCGTCGGCGTCATGCTGATCGGGTACTTCGTGCTCGACGGTTTCGACTTCGGTGTAGGCATGTCGTTGCCTTTCCTCGGAAAGACCAACACCGACCGCCGCGTGCTGATCAACACGATCGGCCCGGTCTGGGATCTCAATGAGACGTGGCTGATTGTCGCCGGCGCCTCGCTGTTCGCCGCATTCCCTGAGTGGTATGCGACGATGTTCTCCGGCTTCTACCTTGCACTCCTGCTGATCCTGATCGCGCTCATCCTCCGCGGTGTGTCGTTCGAGTTCCGGCACCAGCGCAAGGGCGTGAAGTGGACCCGCTGGTTCGACCAGTTCATCTTCTGGGGCTCAGTGCTCCCGCCGCTGCTCTGGGGCGTCGCGTTCGCGAACCTCGTGCAGGGTGTACCGATCCGCGCCGTTGAGACCGGCGGCTGGCTCTACGAGGGAACGCTGCTCACGCTGCTGAACCCGTACGGCCTGCTTGGCGGCATTGTCGTGATGCTGCTCTGCTTCACCCATGGGCTCGTGTTCGTGGCGCTGAAGACCGTCGGTGAGATGCGCGACAACGCGCGGAAGCTCGCGAAGAACGTCGGCATCGTGACGATCGTGCTCGCGGCGGCCTTCCTCGTGTGGACCATCGTGATGAACCTCTCGAACCCGAACATCGGCCTCATCATCGCGTGCGCCGCGATCGCAGCGGTCGCACTCATCGGCGGCTGGGCCGCGAACCTTGCCGGCCGTGAGGGCTGGGCGTTCGTCGGAAACACCGTGACCATCGCGTTCGCGCTGCTCACGATCTTCTCGGCGCTCTTCCCGAACCTGATGATCTCGACGCTCGGCGACGAACACACCATGAGCGTCGTGGGGGCCGCAAGCTCCCCGAAGACGCTCGAGCTCATGACCTGGGTCGCAGTGTTCACGCTGCCGCTCGTGCTCGCCTACCAGGCGTGGACGTACTGGGTCTTCCGGAAGCGCCTCACGCACGAGATGATTCCGGTCGAGCAGCCCGCCGAGGCCACCGCCTAG
- a CDS encoding cytochrome ubiquinol oxidase subunit I, whose amino-acid sequence MNEFLDPVALARWQFGLTTLYHFIFVPLTIGMALLVAILQTAWVRTGKDKYLRLTKLFGKVFLINFAMGVVTGIVQEFQFGMNWSNYSRFVGDIFGAPLAMEGLIAFFFEATFIGLWIFGWDKLPKKIHLMTIWFTWIGTVLSAYFILAANAFMQNPEGFVLNEERGRAELESIGDVLLNPVALTQFPHTIFASLMFAGVVLVSVAAWHLKRGQFVDEMRTTLRFGAWTNIISFLAVGLSGHSLGLVMTETQPMKMAAAEAMYNTSSGRDASFSLFSLGTPDGAHEIFSVRIPYLASFLATNSLDGTVEGINDLQAEYTELYCGGADSLLTCPTDGSFVPIVWVTYWAFRWMIGLGALAALVSVVGLWLTRKDNFKLPKWTWTVAIWTAPLPMLASLVGWVFTEMGRQPWIVFGVMTTEQGISPGVPGWAVLVSLAAFTIVYGALAVVEFGLIVKAVKAGPPEIARTDDGDGTDGSGTVDKNQLATVY is encoded by the coding sequence ATGAATGAGTTCCTCGACCCGGTAGCGCTCGCGCGCTGGCAATTTGGGTTGACCACCCTGTATCACTTCATTTTCGTACCGCTGACGATCGGAATGGCGCTGCTCGTTGCCATTCTCCAGACGGCATGGGTGCGGACTGGCAAGGACAAGTACCTGCGCCTCACCAAGCTGTTCGGAAAGGTCTTTCTGATCAACTTCGCGATGGGCGTCGTGACCGGCATCGTGCAGGAGTTCCAGTTCGGTATGAACTGGTCCAACTATTCGCGCTTCGTCGGCGACATCTTCGGTGCACCGCTCGCGATGGAGGGCCTCATCGCCTTCTTCTTCGAGGCGACGTTTATTGGCCTGTGGATCTTCGGCTGGGACAAGCTCCCCAAGAAGATTCACCTGATGACGATCTGGTTCACCTGGATCGGTACGGTCCTCTCCGCGTACTTCATTCTCGCGGCGAACGCGTTCATGCAGAACCCCGAGGGGTTCGTGCTGAACGAGGAGCGTGGCCGCGCCGAGCTCGAGAGCATCGGTGACGTGCTGCTGAACCCGGTCGCGCTGACCCAGTTCCCGCACACGATCTTCGCGTCGCTCATGTTCGCGGGCGTCGTGCTCGTGTCGGTTGCGGCGTGGCACCTCAAGCGTGGCCAGTTCGTCGACGAGATGCGCACCACGCTTCGCTTCGGCGCGTGGACGAACATCATCTCGTTCCTCGCGGTCGGCCTGAGCGGGCACTCGCTCGGTCTCGTGATGACCGAGACGCAGCCCATGAAGATGGCAGCCGCTGAGGCGATGTACAACACCTCGTCGGGTCGAGACGCATCGTTCTCGCTCTTCAGCCTCGGCACCCCGGATGGCGCACACGAGATCTTCTCGGTTCGTATTCCGTACCTGGCATCCTTCCTCGCGACGAACTCGCTTGACGGCACCGTCGAGGGCATCAACGACCTCCAGGCGGAGTACACGGAGCTCTACTGTGGCGGCGCAGATTCGCTGCTCACCTGCCCGACTGACGGCTCCTTCGTGCCGATCGTCTGGGTGACCTACTGGGCATTCCGCTGGATGATCGGGCTCGGCGCGCTTGCAGCGCTCGTGTCGGTCGTGGGCCTCTGGCTCACCCGCAAGGACAACTTCAAGCTCCCCAAGTGGACGTGGACCGTCGCTATCTGGACCGCGCCGCTGCCGATGCTCGCGTCGCTCGTTGGCTGGGTCTTCACCGAGATGGGCCGCCAGCCCTGGATCGTGTTCGGAGTGATGACGACAGAACAAGGCATCTCGCCGGGCGTGCCCGGCTGGGCCGTGCTCGTCTCGCTCGCCGCGTTCACGATCGTCTACGGTGCGCTCGCGGTTGTCGAGTTCGGGCTCATTGTGAAGGCCGTGAAGGCCGGTCCGCCCGAGATCGCGCGGACGGACGACGGCGACGGGACCGACGGTTCCGGCACCGTCGACAAGAACCAGCTTGCGACTGTCTACTAG
- a CDS encoding App1 family protein — MTSPDDMPDSRPRFAARFEDRMHRRRAKQAIKRGKTPSVIPYIGYGTTEWVRVLGRVLYLRPDTSEHSRFRPDVQEVSRVRGWRTFTSVYVPYQRITVLVDGVPTAEVVADRGGVIDSIVRVSLAPGWHTVTLQVSEDEAAHAPVKVMDSASQLGVLSDVDDTVLITALPKPFVAAWNSFVLDETARRATPGMPVLYDRLARRHKGSPFIYLSTGAWNAAPALSRFLARNLYPMGPLLLTDWGPTHDRWFRSGREHKQRELKRLAREFPDVRWIMFGDDGQHDEALYAEFARDHPENVAAVAIRQLSVGQAVLAGGRSKAKQQKDASGVPWVYGPDGATLSEELTKLGLL, encoded by the coding sequence GTGACTTCGCCTGACGACATGCCTGACAGCCGCCCTCGGTTCGCGGCGCGGTTTGAGGATCGCATGCATCGCCGCCGCGCGAAGCAGGCAATCAAGCGGGGCAAGACGCCCTCGGTCATCCCCTACATCGGATACGGGACGACCGAGTGGGTGCGGGTGCTCGGCCGGGTGCTGTACCTCCGCCCCGACACGAGTGAGCACTCGCGCTTCCGGCCCGACGTCCAGGAGGTCTCGCGCGTGCGGGGCTGGCGCACGTTCACGAGCGTGTACGTCCCCTATCAGCGGATCACGGTGCTCGTTGACGGCGTCCCAACGGCGGAGGTCGTCGCGGACCGGGGCGGCGTGATCGACTCGATCGTGCGCGTCTCGCTCGCCCCGGGGTGGCACACGGTCACGCTGCAGGTGAGCGAGGACGAGGCCGCGCACGCCCCCGTGAAGGTGATGGACTCCGCCTCGCAGCTCGGCGTGCTCTCGGACGTGGACGACACGGTGCTCATCACGGCGCTGCCGAAGCCGTTTGTCGCGGCCTGGAACAGCTTCGTGCTCGACGAGACTGCCAGGCGGGCGACGCCGGGCATGCCCGTGCTCTACGACAGGCTCGCGCGACGCCACAAGGGCTCGCCGTTCATCTATCTCTCGACGGGCGCCTGGAACGCGGCGCCCGCGCTGAGCCGGTTCCTCGCCCGCAACCTCTACCCGATGGGCCCGCTGCTGCTCACCGATTGGGGCCCGACGCACGATCGCTGGTTCCGGAGCGGTCGCGAGCACAAGCAGCGTGAGCTCAAGCGGCTCGCGCGCGAGTTTCCCGACGTGCGCTGGATCATGTTTGGCGACGACGGTCAGCACGATGAGGCGCTGTACGCGGAGTTCGCGCGGGATCACCCGGAGAACGTCGCCGCCGTCGCGATTCGGCAGCTGTCCGTCGGACAGGCGGTGCTCGCCGGTGGCCGATCGAAGGCGAAGCAGCAGAAAGACGCGAGCGGCGTGCCGTGGGTGTACGGCCCGGACGGCGCGACGCTCAGCGAGGAACTCACGAAGCTCGGCCTGCTATGA
- a CDS encoding FUSC family protein yields MTHDAAPWWRRAEQRVTGRFTVAARPSALQLAKAGGAAVLSWFVCLIFFPDSLPMFGAIAALIVVQESVDQSLTKGIERVVGVLFGVSVALGAGALFGTNSWLFIAAIVVSMGVGWLLRMSATSTNQIAISAMLMIALGGSEIGYGVERLVETAIGAAIGVAVNAVIAAPVRTGLMHDEITSLTGNAAAALDRLADALDTPRDDAWLEDMLESARELHEERAQVHAELRRARESLRLNPRSRRHMRQLLEDDALFQRVQPIVTQVIGMSRALYDLYDPELVEDPSVIGMRQEIRRAAHDLALLGTAPQDTGTAPEPPALTAPYTIPRPPPRHWVLIGSLMEDLRRVRGRITGELD; encoded by the coding sequence ATGACGCACGACGCCGCACCCTGGTGGCGGCGCGCCGAGCAGCGCGTCACCGGCAGGTTCACGGTTGCGGCCAGGCCGTCGGCGCTGCAGCTCGCGAAGGCCGGTGGCGCCGCGGTGCTCAGCTGGTTCGTCTGCCTCATCTTCTTCCCGGACTCGCTGCCGATGTTCGGCGCCATCGCGGCGCTGATCGTCGTGCAGGAGAGCGTCGATCAGTCGCTCACCAAGGGCATCGAGCGCGTCGTCGGGGTGCTGTTCGGGGTGTCCGTCGCGCTCGGCGCCGGCGCGCTCTTCGGCACGAACTCGTGGCTGTTTATCGCCGCGATCGTCGTCTCGATGGGCGTGGGCTGGCTGCTCCGGATGAGCGCGACGTCGACGAACCAGATCGCCATCTCCGCGATGCTGATGATCGCGCTCGGCGGCTCCGAGATTGGGTACGGGGTCGAGCGCCTCGTCGAGACCGCGATCGGCGCCGCCATCGGCGTAGCGGTCAACGCTGTCATCGCCGCGCCGGTGCGTACCGGGCTCATGCACGACGAGATCACCTCGCTGACGGGGAACGCGGCGGCGGCGCTCGACCGGCTCGCAGATGCGCTCGACACCCCGCGGGATGACGCCTGGCTCGAGGACATGCTGGAGTCGGCGAGGGAGCTGCATGAGGAGCGCGCGCAGGTGCACGCCGAGCTCAGACGCGCCCGCGAAAGCCTGCGCCTCAACCCGCGGAGCCGGCGCCACATGCGGCAGCTGCTCGAGGACGACGCGCTGTTTCAGCGGGTGCAGCCGATCGTCACCCAGGTGATCGGCATGTCGCGCGCGCTCTACGATCTCTACGACCCCGAGCTCGTCGAGGATCCCTCCGTGATCGGCATGCGCCAGGAGATCCGGCGCGCCGCCCACGACCTCGCGCTCCTCGGCACCGCGCCGCAGGACACGGGAACGGCCCCGGAACCGCCGGCGCTGACTGCGCCATACACGATTCCGAGGCCGCCTCCGAGGCACTGGGTGCTCATCGGTTCGCTCATGGAGGATCTCCGCCGCGTGCGCGGCAGGATCACCGGTGAACTCGACTAG
- a CDS encoding YceI family protein — protein sequence MTLTADQIPGYRAGTWKIDATHSEVGFSIRHLAISKVKGKFEDFDATFVTGENPLDSSVTATAEVASVNTNEKNRDGHLRTGDFFEAEQFPQLTFASNGVRVVDGDFKVDGELTMRGITKPVTFDFEFGGFGEDPYGNYKAGFTAKSVVKREDFGLTWNAPLEKGGFLLGDDVTITIDVQAALVN from the coding sequence ATGACCCTCACCGCAGATCAGATCCCCGGCTACCGCGCAGGCACCTGGAAGATCGACGCCACGCACTCTGAGGTCGGTTTCTCGATCCGCCACCTTGCGATCAGCAAGGTCAAGGGCAAGTTCGAGGACTTCGACGCGACCTTCGTCACCGGCGAGAACCCGCTCGACTCGAGCGTCACCGCCACCGCAGAGGTCGCCTCGGTCAACACGAACGAGAAGAACCGCGACGGGCACCTCCGCACCGGCGACTTCTTCGAGGCCGAGCAGTTCCCGCAGCTCACGTTCGCGTCGAACGGCGTCCGCGTCGTCGACGGCGACTTCAAGGTCGACGGCGAGCTCACCATGCGCGGCATCACCAAGCCCGTCACCTTCGACTTCGAGTTCGGTGGCTTCGGCGAGGATCCGTACGGCAACTACAAGGCAGGCTTCACGGCGAAGTCGGTCGTCAAGCGCGAGGACTTCGGCCTCACCTGGAACGCTCCCCTCGAGAAGGGCGGCTTCCTGCTCGGTGACGACGTCACCATCACCATCGACGTGCAGGCTGCGCTCGTCAACTAG
- a CDS encoding type 1 glutamine amidotransferase — MPDKRELVIVSLYPRDMNIYGDRGNLLSLTRRARAHGYEPRVIDMNVGDPLPERVDIVIGGGGQDSGQGRVAVDLAGRADEFRELASDGTPMLVICGLYQLFGHHFLTHSGQTLSGIGVLDVETTGGAERMIGNVVVESDEFGEIIGYENHSGFTVLGEGSQPLGRVVQGAGNNPTDGTEGARTGNVLGSYLHGSLLPKNPAISDFLIRTAAERRYGSFEPRAGVDDTAERARASAKRRPR, encoded by the coding sequence ATGCCAGACAAGCGTGAACTCGTCATCGTGTCGCTGTACCCGCGCGACATGAACATCTATGGCGACCGGGGCAACCTGCTCTCGCTCACCCGCCGGGCCCGCGCGCACGGCTATGAGCCGCGCGTCATCGACATGAACGTCGGGGATCCGCTCCCCGAACGCGTCGACATTGTGATCGGCGGCGGCGGGCAGGACTCGGGCCAGGGGAGGGTCGCGGTCGATCTCGCCGGGCGTGCCGACGAGTTCCGTGAGCTCGCGTCCGACGGGACACCGATGCTCGTCATCTGCGGCCTGTACCAGTTGTTCGGGCATCACTTTCTCACGCATTCCGGCCAGACGCTCTCGGGGATCGGCGTGCTCGACGTCGAGACCACGGGCGGCGCGGAACGCATGATCGGCAACGTCGTCGTCGAATCCGACGAGTTCGGCGAGATCATCGGCTACGAGAACCACAGTGGCTTCACGGTGCTCGGCGAGGGATCGCAGCCGCTCGGTCGCGTCGTGCAGGGTGCGGGCAATAACCCCACCGACGGCACGGAGGGCGCCCGCACAGGCAACGTCCTCGGCAGCTACCTGCACGGGTCGCTCCTGCCGAAGAACCCGGCGATCAGCGACTTCCTCATTCGTACCGCCGCCGAGCGCCGGTACGGCTCGTTCGAGCCGCGCGCCGGCGTCGACGACACCGCGGAGCGGGCGCGCGCGAGCGCGAAGCGCCGCCCCCGCTAG